From uncultured Fibrobacter sp.:
ATGCTCAAAAATGCGACATTCTTTTCGGTGCCGAAAACACAAGGAGCCATAATGGCACATTATCTCTTTACCTCTGAATCCGTGTCCAAGGGCCATCCGGACAAGGTGGCCGACCAAATTTCCGATTCCATCCTCGACGCCTGCCTCGCGCAGGACCCCAAAAGCCGCGTCGCCTGCGAAACGCTCGTGAATACCGGCCTCGTCGTGATTTCCGGCGAAATCACCACCAAGGCCGTTGTCGACTTCCAGGAAGTCGCCCGCAACACCATCAAGAATATCGGTTACGTGAACCCGGACCTCCAGTTTGACTACAAGGGATGCGCCGTGCTCGTCGCCATGGACAAGCAGTCTCCGGATATCGCCCAGGGCGTTGACGCCAAGGCTGCCGAAGGCAAGGAAGACGACAAGCAGGGTGCCGGCGACCAGGGTATGATGTTCGGTTACGCCGTGAACGAGACCAAGGAACTGATGCCGCTCCCGATCAGCCTCGCCCACAAACTCATGGAAGAAATCCAGAACCTCCGCGAAAAGGGCAAGATCAAGTGGCTCCGCC
This genomic window contains:
- a CDS encoding S-adenosylmethionine synthetase N-terminal domain-containing protein, with translation MAHYLFTSESVSKGHPDKVADQISDSILDACLAQDPKSRVACETLVNTGLVVISGEITTKAVVDFQEVARNTIKNIGYVNPDLQFDYKGCAVLVAMDKQSPDIAQGVDAKAAEGKEDDKQGAGDQGMMFGYAVNETKELMPLPISLAHKLMEEIQNLREKGKIKWLR